TACTATAAGTATGTGTAAGTTTGTGTGTTTGAAATAAACAAGAAATATAAGCAATGTAGACAATTAAAGAAAATTGTGTTCTCCAGATGAGCAAGAAACAAATCAAACAAACAGAGAAAGAGTGAGCAAAAGTGTTTTTTTTTTTTTGGTAAAATGTTAAATATTATTACCAGATTATTAATTTTGACAGAAATTACAGAAATTCACGAGGTAATAGAAATACAGAAATGTAAACTAAACAGAAGAACCCAACCAGCAAATAATGATCAACAGGAAATAGGCAGAGACTGAGACTAAGCATAAGACAGCCCCGGCCAGACTGAGACTGGGTCGGAATGCTTGCTTGTGCCTAAAGTTAGGTCAGGCTGTGGACAGGGCGGGTAATAATGGCTGAGCATAAGCACGTACGCCCGCCCTTCATGCAACCCATACTCTTAAGGATCTCAGAGCTCAAACCAAGAGCTTCTGAGAGAAGTTCGAAGAGCAAACCACCTAAGCTCATCACATGTTTCGAGTATTCAAGCACCTCATTCCTGAAAATCATATATATGATGTTAAAATCAATCAGTCCCAAAATGAGTCTTTGCAATCAGAGAACCACTACAACTTGTATCTATATATGTGTGTGTTTGTTGAAATCGAATCCTTATTTAAAACCTATAAATGAAGGAGAAATCATGAGAAGTGCTACATGACAAAACCAAATAGGAGTTGAGTTCTGACTATAGTCACAAAGGATAAAGTCCAGAAGCAACAACTAGTTTAATTTGGTTAAAGCCAACAAATGTGAAGTGTTGGTTAATTTCTAGCTAGTACATATAATTATTGTTAGAGTTGGTAAGAGTTGTTAGTAGAAATAAGGTCTAAAGTTATAGTTATTAAAGTGTATGTTAGAGTAGTAGAGAGAATCTACTATAAGCATGTTAGTAGAAATAAGGTCTAAAGATATTTTTTTCCACTTTTTGATGTAGTCATCCGTCTGCAAAATTGTATAATGTAGTAAGTATTAGAAAATTTAATTTTTCCAAAAACATACAAACGACCAAGACTGAAGAACACAAACGACCCAGACGATACCCAAACTGATATCAACAAATGTACAAACGAAAAACACTTCTATCTACTCTGTATCAAAACAAAATCGAATTCATTTGATACTCAATATTAAAAAAATCGTTTGACAGAGACTAACCTTTGATGGCAAAAATAGGTGAATTAAACTGGTTAATGCGGAGAGGAGCTTGTAAGAGTGTCGAAATCAACGAGAATAAGTGATGAAAGCCTTGAGATTCGACGTAGCTGAAAAGTTTAGAAAGGGGGTTTAGGGTTCGTCGCTTGGGTTTTGGATTCACTTTTCCTATGTGAATCGAAAGTTTTAGTGGTTGATTAGGGTGTGGAGATGAAGAAATCAATGAGAAATCATGATGGAAACTAAAGAGAGTCAAGAGTTTGAGGATTTCTTGGGGATTTAGGGTTCATGGGGTCATGGAAGAGAAAAGTATCGTAGAGGTGTATTTTTTTTTTTTCTAAGAGGTTTCACCTTTTTTGGTCAAGTAAGAGTAATTTTGCCTTAATTTATTTTTACTGGGAACTAATTTTTTTTAACCGATAGGGCATTTCAGTCTTAATTATACATTTTCTATCTTTCTTTTTTTTGTATGTTAGTCTAGTCATTAGTCATAGAATGTGAGTTATTAGAGGTAATTTCCCTTGAAATAAACAAGAAATATAAGCAAATGTAGACAATTAAAGAAAATTGTGTTCTCCAGGTGAGCAAGAAACAAATCAAACAAACAGAGAAAGAGTGAGCAAAAGCTTGTGTTTAACATGTAAACACAAGAAGTAAAACTGAGTGTTAAGTCACCTGCATGCTTCTGGAAGCTCCTCAGGCTTTGGAGGGTTTGGGTCCATGTAAAAAGCAAAGTTGTCTCTCCAGTTAATAGGCGGCGAACTATAGAGATTGAAATTGCTGTAGTAGAGAAATCTCTTGGACAATTCGCGGGAGAAGTAAGATTTCTTCACCTCAAGATCTTCCTCATAAAACCTACGAACTCCATCTTTGATCTCTTCAAGAACGCTTAAGGGAACATCATGATTGATCACCTGGAAGAATCCCCTTTTCTCCGCTGCGTGTTTGATTTTCTTAACGACACCTTCACGCGATGCTGCCTCAGCGTGAAGGCCTTAGGGATTGCGAAACCAGAGGCAGAAACAGGAGGTTTCTTGTCGTCTGAGGTACCTAAAGGATCGTGGAAGATGTGAGGAACTTCAGTGACTTGAGCATCAACGAGGCCCTTCACGCCCGCTTTTGTCTCATCAAAGCCTTTAGCTCACTGTAAGAATCATGTTCGATAGCAACATTCGGCGCCATTACCTTTTATGCTTCTTGAAATGTTTTGTTAGAAGAATATTTTTCAGATTTATCACAATTTTATAGAAGAAATGGATAAGGCAGCTGGATTTCACTCGTGGAGCGGAACAATCCAACAATTTTCACCGTAGGAAATTTTAAATATCAATCAAAAACATTAACATAAATTAAATGCCTTAAATAAGTAGCTAGTATTTCGACCCATAAAAATAAGTAGCTAGTATTAAATATATATATATATATATATATATATATATTGGATTACAAAGTTTTAAAGAGATTAACCTCTAAAAAGTATATATTTTTAACAGGTATATGAAGTTTATATGTTTGTGATGAACTTTTAGACTTATACTCTAAGTTTATATAGAAAAAAATCATCACAAAATTATATTTTATATCTTTTTATCTATATGCAAATTGAAGAAGAACTCAGAAAATGTGATATATTATTTAGATTTAATATCATCTCTAAAACTAACAGAACAATACAAAAGCAAAAAAAAACATTATTGCCATGATATTTTGCACAATTTGTAGAAACCTGCCAATTAAATGGCCAAATATATTTTGTGGCTAAAAAGAGAGTGTCGTAGATTCGTAGATCTATTTGTTTAGGATAAGGGTTTCACGTTCTTGGCATGGTTTGAATTGGAATTTATTTTGTATTTTATTCTTTAATAATTGCCATTGTGTACATTAAAATTGACCTAAACCTTTTTTTTGTACAACCTAACATGGGTGCATCTGCCCCACCAAGTATACCGCCAACACTGAACAAAGGTTAAGGTGATGAAACTGTATCTATATACTAAGCACTAGTTTGCTTCTCAAAAACAAGACTATACGCTCTTGCGTTACCATCAAAACTGAATGAAATTGTCCAAAACGTTACGATGGATACAAAATATATGAAAGCAAAAGAAGACTCTATGTTAAGAGCATCTCCTTACAATCTATATTCCTCTCCAAACTCTTTAAAAATAAAATCATCTATAACTCATTGATATATGGTGTTTTTGAACAAAGTGTTTCAGTACTTTAAAGGATCTCTGCTTCAAACACTATCTTCATTGATGATGAACCATACAAAATAATATTAATCCTGTACATCTCTACAAAAATGTTAATTATTAGTTTAGTTTTTCCTTCTAAGTGTAGTTGATCTTGATGTGCATGCCGGACAATACATATGTGTTTCCAGTGAGTTACCATCCTACAGACGAATACGATGATTTTTTTGGTATGTGATCGTTTTTTACTTGACGTTTTCATCTATTAGCTCTAGCCATGATCTTTGTTATGGCTGGTTTGATTTTGACCCTGTTAGATCCAGACGGAGAGTTCTCTTCTTACTAGGACGATCTCGCAAATTCATTGGTTGTTCAAGCTTATATAAAAGAGCATTCAGTGATAAAGGCAGTGATAAAGGAATATTATCTTCTTCTTTTTTTTGCTAATTTAATATTATTTATTTTTAATGCAAGGATTATTATCTTTCATATGATCAGCTGTTAGTGTAGTTCTATAAAATAAATCTGATCTTAGGTTGCTACTAAGTATTGGATATATTTCTACCAATAATGTTGAACCCATTATGAGAATTAATATTAAATCCTCTCAAATGTTTTATTTAAGTTTTAGCAAGGTTGATGATATAATGAGACAAAAATATTATTTAAATAAAAATAAGTTGTATTATCTCCATTGGATTATAAAGAAACGTACCAAATGCTTGATATGAATGTTCAGAAGAAAAGAGACAACACTGAAAATATTACTTGAACCAAATTTTGTCTTGTTGGATGCATCTTAAAACATCAATAGTCTTACACTCTTCCAAGAACATTAAAAAAAGAAGCAAATATCATCTTTTTAAGGATTTTATTAGCTTAGATTCAAATGAGATTACGTACGGGTTATATCCAGAATATAGCCTGTACCACTCGCTGTTCGAAAAGTGAGAAGTCTCTAATTTCTGGTTGATGGAGATGTAATGCGGTCGTGCGGATGAGGAACCAAATGCGTTTGGTACTGTGGGAGTAACAAGCACAGATGTGGACTTTTCTTGCTTCTTCAGAGATAGGTTTGCGATCAACGGCCAGAAACTACCGATCACAACCTATAAAAGTGAATCATAATATGAAAACTTATGATGTTATATTAAGATATATATCCCACATCGGAATATCTAAGGAATATTAAATAATAGTATATAAAAGGTTAGGGCCAATCCAATAATTGTCAATTGGTTTTAAGTTGGAAGTCCATAATTAATCTGAATCAGAACCCAAATCGTAAATACCCTAAACTCCTAATTAATATAAAGAAGATGTTATTCTTTTTTTTCTTACTTGGACCGGACTTGCGCAGTGAGTCTACCGACTAAATTACCACCAAAGACACAACCATTAATTCCACAAATTGTAATATGCCATCCTCCATGTCTCATTTCTCATTCCTCCACTTTCAGTTATCTCCATTGTGCCGGTTAACGAGATTATCTCATAACAATCCTGGACCAAAGTGTTACCATCTAACTATATATCCTATCTAACACTGTGGTTAACCAAGATCTTTACATTTTTTGAAAACCCTATATTCAAATAACTTATACTCTTACACTAATTGAGTTTCAAGAATCCAAAACCGGATTACATGACCAATTATATTATAAATTTACCTTGAACGTCAGGACTCTTTTGTTGATGAACCGTACAAAGTTATTCTTAATCCTCTATCTCTACAAAAATGTTTATTATTAGTTTAGGTTTTGCTCCTAACTGTAATTGATCTTGATGTGCATTCCGGACTATACATGCGCGTTTCCAGTGAGTTACCATCCTACAGATGTATACGATGATTCTTTTGGTATGTGATCATTTTTTACTTGACGGTTTCATCTCTTAACTGTAGCCATGATCTTTGTTATAGTTGGTTTGGTTTTGATTCTGTTAGATCCAGAAGGGAGAGTTATGTTCTTACTTGAATGTCTCGCAAATTCATCGGTTGTTCAAGCTTAAATAAAAGAGCATTCTTTTGGTCACCCCATGACCGTTCTTCTCATACGGACTGGTCTTTCTACCGCACAGTGTGGTAAGGGAATATTATCCTTTTCTTTTGCTAATTTTTATTTTATTTTATTATTTTGGTATTTTTATGCAAAGAGATAATCTGTTAGTTTAGTTCTATAAAAAATAACTCCGATTTTAGGTTTCTAGTAAGTATTGAACATATTTCTAACAATACTTTTGAACCCAATATAATTTTTTATCAATTATTAAATCCTCTGAAATGTTTTGTTTAAGTTTTAGCAAGGTTAATGATATTAGAAGACAAGAATTCTTTTAAAATGAAAATGAGTTTTTATTATCTCCATTGGATTATAAAGAAACCAATGTACCAAATATTTGATGAATGTTCAGAAGAAAAGAGACAGCACTGAAAATATGACTTGAACCAAATTTTGTCTTGTTGGATGCACTTAATACATCAGTTGAGTATTACACACTCCCAAGAACATAAAAAGCAGAAAATATCCTCTTTCAAGGATTTTATTAACTTAGATTCAGATGAGATTACGGGTTATATCCAGAATATTTCCTGTACCACTCGCTGCTCGAAAAATGAGAAGAGTCTCTCATTTCTGGTTGATGGACTTGTCCTCCAGATGAGGAACCAACTGCGTTTGGTACTGTCGGTGTAACAAGCACAGATGTGGACGTATCTTTCTTCCTCAAAGACGGATTTGCGATCAACGGCCAGAAACTTCCAATCACAACCTATAAAAATGAACCATAATATAAGAGCTTCTAATGTTTCAACATTACAAAGAAGATGCTTTCTTTTGTTCTTACCTGAACCTGACTTGCAGCAGTGAGTCTACCGACTAAATTACCACCAAAGACACAACCATCAACTCCACCGATTGTAATACGCCATACTCCTGTCTCATTTCTCACTCCTCCACTTTCAGTTATCTCCACTGTGTTGGTCAGCGAGATTATCTCATAACAATCCTGCACCAAAGTGTTATGGTCATCCTATATATCCTATCTAACTCGGTGGCTAACGAGGATCTTTACATTTTGAAAACCCTATATTCTCATGTTCAAACAAGTTATAATATATATACACTAATTGAGTTTCAAGAATCCAAAATCGGACTACAAGACCGAGTTCATTATATAATTACCTTGAACGTCAGGACTCTTCTGTTAGAGCCGAGTGATTGAATCCTGAGATTAAAAACCGCACCGGTTGCTGACAAAACGCAGATCCCACGAGATCCATTCTGCGTGAAGGACATAATCTTCTCGATGATATCCTGTAAAATGACCATCAAATACAAAATATAACCATCGCATCTTCAATACGTAATGTTCATGTGCTACGAAGACATATCATATCAGCTTATTATTAATTGTTAAAATTTATTCATTTGATAAACCACAGCCTAGTCAAAATTAATCATTCAATATTTTGTATTTATCTTAAATGTCTCGACTCAAAAATTTTACACTAAAAATATTTAATAATATATGTTAACAATGTTGTAATCTATTGCACTAGTCAAAGTTAAAATTTATTGAATTTATTTGACTAAACTATATTTTTAATCTTGAAATTGTTATACCATATTTTCATAAAAACAACAAAACTATAATTCTACAACAGCACACTTAATTAAAAGAGGTGTGTTATACGTACCTCTCGGGCATTAATCATGAGCATATGTGCCTTGAAGTCCCCTCCTCCAAGTCTCCTAGTCGGATCAGCTTCAAATCCAAAACACGTCATAGTTTACCACATATATATATATCTGAACTCTCTTGTTTGAAAACAAATAGTTTTCTTCCATTTTCTTTGCAGAAGATCAAATATGTATTATGATTCCTATAGTGTGTTCAATTAATTTCCCTATAGTTTGCGCAATATATATTGGCAATGAACAATTTTCCTAAGACCTAACACAAGATAAATATCTTCCCAATGAGTTCCATTGATTGAAAACGTAAGCCCTATTCATATTCATATTCATATCCATATCCATATCCCCACATTAATTTACATATCCATATTCATATTCATAATCCCATGTCCCTTCAAACATCAAAGATCGAATGGTTGTAGTTATTCCGACTAAGAGATCTCAAAGTTTTACCTCCCATACTCAACGACCTCATCGCCGAGGATCTCTCCTGTGTTCCAGACGGTATGATCGACTTCCCTTTGGGATCGTACAGGCAGGACCTCTGCACCAACGTATCGTCCCCTTTGGTCTCCTCCCCAACCGTAGCCCGTACCCTGACGGGAGAGGGAGAGTCACAACTTGAATCAGAACTTGAGTTAGAACTTGAGTCAGACATTGAGACAGAATTGGAGCTCTCGTTGAGATCCATAGTATATATAGATTTTTTTTTGTTTTTTGGACAACTTATAGTATATATAGATTGAAATTGAGAGGTAAGAGTTTGAGATTTTATAAAGTCCCTTGTATGACCATGAAAAAATGGGAAAATATCTTTATAGTTTGGAAATATTTTCTTGGTCTGAGTTCTTTCTTAATTAACTTTTAAATAGGTATATAATATTAGAAATAATATATATGGAGTAAATTTTGTCTGACTTTTTAAGATATGTTCATTTCATATTTCTATATATACATATATATAATAAATTTAAAATTGTTTTTGATAAGGTAAATGAGATGGAAATAAATTATTAATAAATTTCATTTGTTTTATTTAATATAAATTTATATAGAAAAAATATATTGTTCCAATTATTTATTTATATAAAGGGTTTTTAGTGGTTTAAACCTCAAACTATTTTTTAGATCGGAAGAAAAATCCTCAACTAAAATTTTATATTTTTAAACCTTCAACTAAGATTCCGTTAGTGTATTAACCTTTCCGTTAAAATTTTCATGGATGGACAACTTTAATTTGAAACTCTGAGTTTCGTTAAAAAGAAAAAATGACATGCAGTTATTCAAAACAACACAATTTTTATCTAAAACAACACATAGTTTAAAAACAAAAAAAAAATAGTAAGAAAAAAGCTTCCCTTGATTGAACCCAGGTTCCCTTACATTCACTGTTAATCATTTGTAATTGAGAAACATTGTTAGTAGTTACATCCTTTTTTATTTGATGGTCCATTTGATTCTCCAAAGCACGTATAAGCGAGACGTCAGACAGTCGCTCACTTTGTAGACAGTTCCACAGGCTCTGCGATCTTGTTACCTCACTCTAGACCTGAGTATTTCGGATCTGAGGTGTTGTTGGAGGAGGTTGAAGACGGAGCGGAGCCGGTTCTTAACCGGAACGGTTACTCTTGGTGATGATTGAACCGGTGTCATGCTTTGGCTAAAATAGATTTCTATTCAGTATCGGTTGGTTGAAGATAAGGAGTCGGCTTTGTCTTCGAGATTTGAGATCAAATAGACCAAAAGCTTTAAATTAATAAAGATGGGAACATAAGCACTGATTCTTAATTAGTACAAGTGGCAAATGACTAAATGCGGATGCAAGAGATTTGGGTTCAAGGAAAGGAGAGTTCAATTTTTTACTTTATTAAATGACACATGTTTTTGGATAACTACATATAGTTTTTACTTTTTCAATGAAACTAAGCGTTTGAAGTTAACATTTTCCATCCACTTTAGACGAAAATGTTAACGGAAGAGTTAATACACTAAAAAATATTAGTTGAGAGTTTAAAAACATTAAATTTTAGTCAAAGGTTTTTCTTAACTAGATCTAAAAATAGTTCG
The DNA window shown above is from Brassica oleracea var. oleracea cultivar TO1000 chromosome C3, BOL, whole genome shotgun sequence and carries:
- the LOC106334039 gene encoding AT-hook motif nuclear-localized protein 4 — encoded protein: MSDSSSNSSSDSSCDSPSPVRVRATVGEETKGDDTLVQRSCLYDPKGKSIIPSGTQERSSAMRSLSMGADPTRRLGGGDFKAHMLMINAREDIIEKIMSFTQNGSRGICVLSATGAVFNLRIQSLGSNRRVLTFKDCYEIISLTNTVEITESGGVRNETGVWRITIGGVDGCVFGGNLVGRLTAASQVQVVIGSFWPLIANPSLRKKDTSTSVLVTPTVPNAVGSSSGGQVHQPEMRDSSHFSSSEWYRKYSGYNP